The nucleotide window GTCCGACTATAGTATATATCAAAAAGATAAGCTCGCTTTTAAACCACTTGTTGCTGCTGAATATTACACCGCTAAACTCATTGCCAAATAACCGTGTTATGATTAAGCTGGTAATAAAAAAGACGACAAAAAATATTTCAAAGCCTATAAAAACTTTGAGTCTCTTTTTTAGATGCATTCTATATGATCTTTTTTTGGAAATTTTATTTTTGCCTTTATATAAATTTACCTTAAAAATTAATTCCAGCTTATCAACATAAACATAACTGCATATCGCAATCAAAAAAAGTAATGCTTGCACAGGTATGCTTAGTGCTGTAATTTCTTTGTTGATTAATACACCATGATTGGGAAAAGCAATACAGCCGCACATAAACAAAAAAAGAATCGCACTTAAAAAAAAGCATATCAAATAAAGGACATGAAAAAATGTTACTTTTCTTTTAACTAATCTAGGATTGGATCTACGGCCTGTGAATTTTATCATTTGTTTTTTTACCAATAAGCAATGCCAAAAATGACAAATACCTAAATCAAAAAAAATTTGTAGAAATTTCCCACATTACCTATTTTAGGTATAATTTTTCATAATGTCAACAATAAGTGTATAGTTTTATACAAAAAGATTGTATAGCTTTATCAAATATTTTTAATAATGTAAAAAAATCCCCCATGAAATCATGAGGGACTTTTATTAATTTCTTATTATTTTATGCTTTAGGACCTGCGTTTTTAATAGCAGCGTCTATATCGCTGTATTTGCTAAAGTTCTTTACAAAGTCTGAAGCAAGCTTCTTAGCTGTAGCCTTGTATGCTTCTTTATCTTTCCATGTGTTAATAGGATTCAAAAGATTAGCATCTACATTGGGGCAAGTCTTAGGAATATAAAGACCAAAATAAGGCTCTTGTTCGTACTCTACCTTAGAAAGGCTTCCGTTTAATGCTGCAGAAACAATAGCACGAGTAACTTTTAAGCTCATACGGCTTCCTACTCCATAAGCTCCGCCTGACCAGCCGGTGTTGATTAGATATACATCAGCGCCATATTTTTCAATCTTTTCGCCCAACAAGTTAGCATAAACGCTTGTTCTTAAAGGTAAAAAAGCAGCACCAAAGCATGTTGAGAATGTGGATTGAGGTTCGGTAATTCCGCGTTCGGTACCTGCAAGTTTTGAAGTATATCCGCTTATAAAGTAATACATAGCTTGTTCTTTGGTCAACTTTGCCACAGGAGGCAATGCGCCAAATGAATCTGCTGTTAAGAATATTACTGTGCTGGGATGTCCTGCCACTCCAGGTATTACAGCATTGGGTATATAGTGGATAGGATAAGAAACACGAGTATTTTCTGTCTTAGAATCATCATCATAATTAGGATGACGGTTTTCGTCGATAACAACGTTTTCTACAACAGAACCAAATCTAATAGCTCTGAATATTTCAGGTTCTTTTTCTTCGGTCAAACCTATGCACTTAGCATAGCAGCCGCCTTCAAAGTTGAATATACCTTCGTCGCTCCAGCCGTGTTCATCATCACCGATAAGTCCGCGATGAGGATCTGCACTAAGAGTGGTTTTTCCTGTACCAGAAAGTCCGAAGAACAATGCAGAAGAACCATCTTCCAATGACACGTTAGCTGAGCAGTGCATGCTCAAAATGCCTTTTTTGGGCAATAAGTAATTCATTACAGAGAAAACACTCTTTTTCATTTCTCCGCAATATCTTGTTCCTGCTATCAATACAACTTTGTGTTCAAAGCTCAAAATAATTCCAGCTTCTGAATTAGTTCCGTCTGTTTCGGGAACCAAGTTAAGTCCGGGTGCGGAAATAATAGTAAAGTCTTCTTTAAAATTATCTAATTCACCTGCTTCGGGACGAATAAGCATATTGTACATAAATAAGTTATGTGAAGCAAATTCGTTGATAACTCTTACGCCAATGCGGTTATTTTTGTCTGCGCCTGCAAAGCCGTCAAAAATAAAGATTTCACGGTTGTTAAGGTAAGAAGTAACCTTAGCCAAAATTCTTTTGAAATTTTCAGGAGAAATCTTTTTGTTTTCATTTCCCCATGCAATTTCATTAGTAACAGACGGCTCATCTACAATAAAACGATCTTTAGGCGAACGGCCTGTATATTTGCCCGTGCTGACCAAAAGTGCACCGTTATCCATAAGTTGTGCGTCTTCTGCTTCAAGCGCCAATTCTGTCAATTCAGCCGGAGTTAAGTTGCGATAAACTGCCAAGGGATTCAAAATCCCCCATTTTTCAATGCCGTAAGTGTTCATTAGCATCCTCCAAAATTTATATAATTTTTGTTTCTTCGTGGATAAAATATAAGATGGATTTTGGTTCTTTAGTCTTTTCAAATTCCATCAGAAAAAAAATCCAAATTCTTCCGCATTTTAATTATGCCACAAGACACACTTGGTGTCAAAGGATTTTAATTCTAGCTCATTTAATACCAAGAGTATTAATAATATGTGAATTTCTCAAAAATTAATCCTAATACTTTTTTCAAAAAAACACAATAGGAAAATTTGTCAAAATTATATTAAATATTATTGAAAATAAGTCTTGACAAATCATAATATTAATTATAAAATATATAAGCTGATTTGATAAGATCAGTCGTCGCGGAGTGGAGCAGTCTGGTAGCTCGTCGGGCTCATAACCCGAAGGTCAGGAGGTTCGAATCCCCTCTCCGCAACCATTATATAAGCCCTTGGAAAATCCAGGGGCTTTTTTAATTTTTTCTTTAAGATTTTATAACTTAAAAAAATACCTAATTTAATGACAAAGAACTTAACTTAAAAGTTGTTGCTTATTGACCAAAGACTTGGTCTTTGCTTTTTTTGCTTAATTTTGGTCATTAAAACTCATTGACTATGTAAATAGTTTTGTTATAATATTTCTAGCTTTTTTGAAGGAATACAAAATGTCCTTAACGCTGTTGGCGGCCGTAAGTCCGCAAAAGTTAATAATAGTTGCTCTAGCGGTGCTGGTTCAATACCTGCTTGCAATGTTTGCGTTTATCAAAATTTCCAAAGTTAAAATTTCAATGCAAAAGTTTTTATTTTGGAACCTGTTGATTGTTTTTATTTTTTATATTGGACCTACCATAGCTATAATTTATGCCATAAAAAAAGTAAAAAAAGACGGAAGTGCTTTTGACGAAGAAACTGATTCTAATTTTGAGGATACACAGCAAAAGGACAAATAATAATGTCAAAACAATGAATTTGACATTAAAATATATAAATTAAACTTCAAAAAAAGCAAAAAAGTTAAAAATTGTTAAAAATTTCGTCAATAAAGACCGATAAAACTCTTTACAAGATTTCGGTAATAATATATACTAATAAAGCTATTTTTAAACGGACATCAAAAACCAAATATATTACACGCGGCGGCATAGCTCAGTTGGCTAGAGCATTCGGTTCATACCCGACAGGTCGATGGTTCGAGTCCGTCTGCCGCTACCAAGTTATGGCCCCATGGTCAAGTGGTTAAGACATCGCCCTTTCACGGCGGTAACAGGAGTTCAAATCTCCTTGGGGTCACCATTTTTTTAAATGCGGCTGTCAATACTCGGGAGCTTAGCTCAGCTGGGAGAGCATCTGCCTTACAAGCAGAGGGTCACAGGTTCGATCCCTGTAGCTCCCACCAATTGACAGCTGTATTTTTATATTAAACCTTGCTTTGCAGTCGTTCAACATGCAAAGCCAAATTTGACCGGGAGGTGAAAAAATGAACAAGTACGAAGTACTTTATATTTTGTCAGCACAAATTGACGATGCCGCTAAAGAGGCTGCTATCCAAAAGTTTTCTTCTATCGTAACTACAGCAGGCGGAACTATTGACAAACTTGATAAATGGGGCGTTAGAAAATTAGCTTATCCTATCAAGTTTAAAAACGACGGATATTATGTTCTCATGAGTTTTACCGGCGATTCCTCATTACCTGCAGAAATCAGAAGACAAATGAATATTTCGGACGAAGTTTTGAGACACATAATAGTAAAACAGGACTAAGAGGTTTTTATTATGAACAAAGTAATCTTAATCGGAAACCTCACTCGTGATCCTGAGTTGTCACAGACTTCAAACGGCATTCCTTTCTGCCGTATGTCTATAGCTGTTAATCGCCCTTATACAGGGTCTGACGGCGAAAGACAGGCTGATTTCTTTAACATCGTGACTTGGAGAGGATTGGCTGAAAACTGTCACAAGTACCTAAAAAAAGGTTCCAAGGTCGGTATAAGCGGATATCTGCAAACTCGTAGCTATGAGCAAGACGGTATCAAAAAATATGCTACCGATATAGTGGCAGAAGATGTAGAATTTTTGTCCCCCAAATCATCATCAGACAGTGTTTTTGAAGAAAACACGCCAAAAAAGAGCATAAAAGATGCGCCGCCTATTGAAGACGACGATCTGCCTTTTTAGTATAGGAGAATTAAAATGGAAGATAAGAAAAAAACTGTAAAACCTGCAGAAGAAAAAACTGCAAAAAAACCTTATAGAGTTGCAAAAAAGAAAGTATGTGTGTTCTGCACTGAAAAGACACCCATAGACTACAAGGATGTTGCACATCTTAAAAAGTTTATTACTGAAAAAGGCAAAATTTTGCCCAAACGCAACACTGGCACTTGCGCTAAGCATCAAAGAGAATTGTCTTTGGCTATTAAGCGTGCAAGAGAAATGGCATTATTGCCCTATAAGGCTGACTAATAATAATTTAAAATCAATCTTAAAAAAAGCGAAAGGAGTTTCTTTTCGCTTTTTTTGTTTTTTTTAATATTTTCTTTTTCGATTAATTTTTTTATTCTCATCATAAAAATCTTATAACAACAAAAACATAATAAAAAGATAAAGCCCGTTTAAAAAAAACGGGACTTTATCTTTTAGAATTTATGAGGGGTTAGATAATAAGCAAAATTTTAGGTAACTTCTTTTATCTTTTGGGCTAAGATTGCTTTTTGCGCCCCTTTTACCTTAGACACATAAGACATTAACCATGTTGCCAGTTTTTTTTGCATTTTTACAGGCGCGTTTTTTTGAGCTGCTTTTGTTCTCAAAGCCTCTATTACATTGTCAATTATTTCTCTCATCACACCCGAAAACTCACATTCTAACGCTGTGTTTTTTTG belongs to Clostridia bacterium and includes:
- the pckA gene encoding phosphoenolpyruvate carboxykinase (ATP) — protein: MNTYGIEKWGILNPLAVYRNLTPAELTELALEAEDAQLMDNGALLVSTGKYTGRSPKDRFIVDEPSVTNEIAWGNENKKISPENFKRILAKVTSYLNNREIFIFDGFAGADKNNRIGVRVINEFASHNLFMYNMLIRPEAGELDNFKEDFTIISAPGLNLVPETDGTNSEAGIILSFEHKVVLIAGTRYCGEMKKSVFSVMNYLLPKKGILSMHCSANVSLEDGSSALFFGLSGTGKTTLSADPHRGLIGDDEHGWSDEGIFNFEGGCYAKCIGLTEEKEPEIFRAIRFGSVVENVVIDENRHPNYDDDSKTENTRVSYPIHYIPNAVIPGVAGHPSTVIFLTADSFGALPPVAKLTKEQAMYYFISGYTSKLAGTERGITEPQSTFSTCFGAAFLPLRTSVYANLLGEKIEKYGADVYLINTGWSGGAYGVGSRMSLKVTRAIVSAALNGSLSKVEYEQEPYFGLYIPKTCPNVDANLLNPINTWKDKEAYKATAKKLASDFVKNFSKYSDIDAAIKNAGPKA
- the rpsF gene encoding 30S ribosomal protein S6, which translates into the protein MNKYEVLYILSAQIDDAAKEAAIQKFSSIVTTAGGTIDKLDKWGVRKLAYPIKFKNDGYYVLMSFTGDSSLPAEIRRQMNISDEVLRHIIVKQD
- a CDS encoding single-stranded DNA-binding protein, with the translated sequence MNKVILIGNLTRDPELSQTSNGIPFCRMSIAVNRPYTGSDGERQADFFNIVTWRGLAENCHKYLKKGSKVGISGYLQTRSYEQDGIKKYATDIVAEDVEFLSPKSSSDSVFEENTPKKSIKDAPPIEDDDLPF
- the rpsR gene encoding 30S ribosomal protein S18 — encoded protein: MEDKKKTVKPAEEKTAKKPYRVAKKKVCVFCTEKTPIDYKDVAHLKKFITEKGKILPKRNTGTCAKHQRELSLAIKRAREMALLPYKAD